The sequence TTATCACATTCACAATCaaaatatgtgaatatatatgttttgaagcaagaaaaagaataaacatGTGGCCTATCAATACAAGCTCATGACTAGGTCTTATTTTgataaacttctccataagCATGCAGAAAAAATGAAGTAAATAGAAATAAACGTATCTCAAATTAGCTTATGGATAAACTAATTTGTAGAATCTCTTTCATTTAGCTTTTCCTTTTAACTTACGCATAAGCTAATTATAGTTTAtggaaaaaacttatttttattttcttctgtaAGTACTTATGGAGAAGTTTTTTCCAAACAAGCCTAAAAAAATCAACTATTTTACACGTTTATTACAAGGTGTATATTTATACAAGTGCCTATtatgtattatattaatattaaaaaaaagaccaacaagaataacataaaaatgcaaAAAGTCAAagcagaaaagagaaaaattaaatgcaatTCAGAATTTAACATCCCCATGATACATTCAATAAGATAATGTTTCATTAACTAATTAAACCGAATCaccttaagagaaaaaaaaaaggattataaTCTTGTTTAAATAGAACCATATTAAGTACCAATAAGCCATTAAATTTCAGTATCATAATCACAATGTTTTTATATATGGTACCAATACCGAATTGAAGGACAAGTTAACAATTACCTAAATCAGAAGAAACCTCACAAAGAAAATAAGCATGAGAAACACTTCAAGATGGTAAAAAGGgttcaaacataattgtaattCTTACTGTGAAGTTCATTAAGCCATCGGCCTATGCTATCAAACGTTTGGCGCCGACTGATATCATACACCAGAAGAGCTCCAACTGCACCCCTATAATATGCAGATGTAACAGCTCTGAACCTCTCCTGCCCAGCAGTGTCCCATATCTGTGCTTTAACTTCCTTCCCATTAATATCCATCTTCTGAGTTTGAAACTCTACTCCTATAGTTGACTTTGAATTAGGATAAAACTCATCTCTGGCAAATCGTGCAAGTAAATTTGATTTCCCTACAGCTGAATCACCAATTAAAACAATCTTGAAGAGGTAGTCTTCAGTCTTCTCTTCTTCATTATAAAAAGCCATCTGTCAGACCTAAGGATTGCCAGTGTGTAGAGgcaaatcaaacatatataatcatCTCGACTCTGGCCCTTTCCACTACTAGAATGTCAACTTCACCTAAGATGAGAACAAGGATCAGAAAACAAAAGAGGATCTGCTAACAAAGAATTACAGAAGACAGGAAGGCTATATCAGTGAAACACATTGTAGTTCCATAAGAATcttgaatatataatatatttacctTATGAAGCGACTGTTGACTGTTTCTAGCACATACAACTGTATCCAACATTGGCAACAAGCCCCCCAattcaaacaaatcaaaacTTTATTGAGTACCTGAAAGCATGAGTTTCCAATATGCACCACTGTCAATGAAgtattatattaattctatgACTTCTATTCATATCTAGAGAGTAGAGAGTATTCTCAACAGTAAATTATTTCCAGTTTTTTTTCCATTACTGTTTCttgagaaaaagaaatgttacTTCAAGTgagaatcaaatcaaaataataacctTGCCCAAAGAAGCATGAATATTGTttcaaaaaatggaaacaattgCCCAATAAACCACAGATCTGGCAATACAACCAACAGATGGGCAAGTTTAAAATATCAGAACTCTCAACCTCGAGTGCTAAAAAGTATCTCATATATAATGACAATTCAACTGTACCATAATTTAACATAGGGTCAACAGAACCAgagaaattagaaataaaaataaaaatagtttcttaggtattttgaattctttttcataattatttttaaaaaatagagactataaaaaaaatctatttttgtaGAAGCTAATAAGATGTTACACAGTTACAGTCTCTGATCAATCAAACTTGGATGCTAAAGTAGTACTTTTGGTAAAGTTTATCAGTAAAAGCAAAGAGTTGAAGAACCAATTGTCACCTATTATGCATAGGTAATATTATGCTTATATTAGTGTGTTGGACTGATCCTGTCACCTGTTAGTTACGGGAAGGAAAACTAGAGAAGCATGAAAAAGGAAGACCACCAGTATTAACCTTTTTAGGAAAGGAGGATTGATCAAAAGAATCAGAAAAATATCCAACTAAAGTCATTGAACTACCCACAGCAAAATTGATTTCAACATTAGCTTCTAGCCTTGATTAAACCCTGATAAAAGGTTTTATATTATACATATTATCTTTACTttataacataacaaaaaacaAAGCATAGTGCTAAATCTTTTCCTCCTAGCATAACAAAAATCAAGGTATGGAGTTATAAATCTTTTCAAGAGATTAATGTGGGAACACTGGAACAGAAGGTAAAAATTGAGGTTGATTGCAATTTTGGCTTGCAAACAGGCATTTCCCACAACCCAACTAACATTGGAACTTAGATTGGTAAAATAGCGGATTTAATGAAAAAGAAGGgtagtaaaagaaaaagatcaaagACTTCTAAACATATTTCAATCCATCTTTTGTTTTAGAGGGGAACTTAtttgaccccaaaaaaataattgttggcAAAGGACAGCCCATGTGAtggtaagttttaaaattttcaaggtAAAACTCTAAATTATGGGTTCTAAATCATTTTGGATTGTTATTTTCTTAGATATCTAGATAGAAAATTATGCAGAAGGTAAATTCAACAAatataaatacctcaacctCCTTCACTGCTTGTTTTCCCCTCAACTCTTCAACTTCAGCTTACCCTTCCACTAAGTCTTTATAATCTCAAACACtggtattaattaaaaatggatTAGATAATTCTTACTGAGAGATAAGGTGATTTTCTTAAACAATACAAAAGGGTAAAACTTaaacattaaataagaaatgtcAGGTAAACCCATATCTATAACCAAAGGCAatatgatttcaagaatcaatcaagattatttttatgttgttttgatCCGGGCATAATATAATCTAATGGGATAAGGGAAGGTAGTTGTTGTTGTACTAGGTCTAATCCACAAATGTTGTCATGTCTCAAACAATGATGCTAACGTCTATAGAGTGCAGTAGGTTTATGGAGCATAAAGGATGTAACCAGCTTTTATAACAAATAgccaaattattataattattttttgggtgGAAGGACAAAGGATGATATTATTAGAACAAAGAATGAAAGATTACAGAACAAGCTAAATCCATCAAAACACAGGCAcaaaaaagatagaaaagaaATATAGTATGTCCCTCTACATTTGGTATGTAAGTTCCCTCAAAGAGAGAGTGTACCAAACACCAAAGAGAGGCCACAAAAAAGATCCTCTGCTATCCCATGCCAGATCTGAGACAATTACTTCAAAGTATTTTACTCAAGCCACACCAAGAAGTGCATAGATGAAACAACCCTTCTTTTACGGCTATAACAAATAATGTCCTCTAATATTCACAATATTTTCCTTTGCATCTTTAAAAAATTCTACTCAATAAAGTGATCCTCATATAACATGTTGAGACAAACCACCACCAACTACCTAACTAGAATTCCTCTGGAATCTTTGAACACCGCTCTTAGAAACAGCAATGATAACTATTCTCCAAACAAGTCCTCATCTCATCATATTAAAATCATCAGACTGATTTTCATTATTTCTATGTCCATAGACAATACATAATCGAAATACAAAGACCTAACAGGTTACAGTAATGAAGAAGACAAACGAAATCTCTTATGGACTCGTATAAAGACATTAAGGGCATGCTTGATTTTCTTCTCactttttggttttcaaaactcTTTTCTAAAATCATTTCCTACTACTCAACAATCAATTTCTCatccaaaatatatttattgtctTTATAAAGATAAGCCCCCCACCCCCCGTGCCTTGCACGACCGTCCACCAACTGTCTAATCAACCTTGTTTAGTTATGACAGAAAACACATGCAATTCATTGAATCAGgatttctctctctaaaatctgtctccaaaacacaaacacaaacacacacatattAATTGATCTTTCAATAAATGAGTGGTCCCTACAACTCCTCTTGAATTTAACTGACTCATTTTAAAACTCATAGCTAATCATATCTAGTTGTGCAGCAATCACtactcaaaacaaaacaaaagaaagagaaaagaatgaACTAGAAACTAGGGGTTCAGTTAAACCATTAATAATCAACACTcttatttcaattcaaatttcaaaataaaactcaGCAACTAACGGTGAAATACCATGTAAACAGGCACATCAATTCCAAACCCAGTGATCGTGCTGATTGGCGCGTGTCCAgagcaaagaagaagaagatgatgatgtatAATATGGATACACTCTCTTTACCCAAACACTAACAGATAAACACGCAAACCAAGGACACGGAAATCGAACTATTACATATACAACAAGTTAGGcaaagtataataataataataataataataacaaaagatGCAGCATGTAAAAACTGAATCAAGTTCAGATAAGTTCGCAATGTGACTGAAATTTCACCAGATACGTTAATCAATGAAGTTAATCACGGTGCAAAACATatgagaaggaaaaagagggggaaaatgaaaaagaaaagggaaatttCGAAtgaactgtaaaaaaaaaaaaaaaaaaaacgaaaagcgTGATTGAGGAGTTGCCTGAGAGAAGAGAAACGGGGGaaagggagaaaagagagaagggaTCTACCGTTGAGACGGACGTATGCGTCTTGTCTGTGTTTTCACGTTTGCGTCTGCGGGTTATTTTCGTGACACTAAACTAGTACCTTCTCTGCATcaattccttttttctttcagtTCCTTTTTAAGTAAATTACTTTCTCCTATATTTTTAGAAACCAATTGAATTGACAATGGTGCCAAGGAAAGTTGCATTTTCTTCGATGATAACGACATTGAtggaagaattaaaaaaaatacttatggtataaattataaaaataataataaataatataattttttttctcaataaaaatattgtgttCCTTAAATAATACTCTTTGGATACTAATTAAcacttctcttattttttattatattttgagtaAATTAACCATAGATTACAAAGTATTTCATATACCGTCATGCACTCgaattaattaatgtgaaattttttcaaattaactcATAATCTTGAGTTAGTCTTGAGTATGCAACAGATTAATAATGATATCGTAGGTGCtcacaatttaaaattacttaaatacttttaattatatataaaataagttgttctactttgttttatataagcatgcattaaaaaatatattttaatatacatattgGCTTTAAAGTTACATGGGTGCTGGTAATTATCCGTATATATCTTTCAAATTCATAGGTATTCGACGAAGTTATGGGGGCTCCTAGTTGTGCCTGTCTCGTCACATTACCAaccttatttaaaatattgaagtgaattattttcttttaaatgttaATAACACTTTTTAAGGTATTTTAACACTatcctttgttttgttttgttttttttatttatcttaactcatctatattttaaataaggTTGGTAATGGGGAATGATCTTGATGAAGTTAGGAATATTCATTGCGGTTCTTAATGACCTCTCTTATCATACTTATTACCTATTCAAATGatgtttttacattaattaataacacaaaattagttaatgaaaaattaaaaatatattttttaaaaaaatattatgattattgTGTCATCATTTAACATACTTGATAGTAAAGACAAAATATTAACAGTGGAAAATAATAGAaactaaaatactaaaaaaattgaactaaaaaaaattaagagaatttttttaaggaaaataacatatttaactGAAATACTTAATCAATGAGTTTTTAATTAAACTATTGATCAAGGAGACATAATCTATGCACGAATCGAACTTTAAGTGTATGTGTAGATTGAAGTTAAAAATGTTACACCCACATTTCATTGCAACTccaacaaatgaaaataaaaataagattcatAATCCTTTTGACAAAATTACTTTTACCTTAAAAGtacttttttacttgaaaaccaATCAGCCAAACATGGACTAAGTTGACTCAGTCAACTTAGTTTAGGTAATTGTTTTTTGAGTGATCCATTACTAATTTTCGGATCAGTTGTTTAAAGTTCTCCATGTCAAAATGCACCAATGAGGGGATGGAAAAGCaggagaaaaataatgaaacaattAGATAATCCATATATGTTTGATGTGTGTCAAGAAAAACAAGCTAACTGAAATTTTATACTGGGAAATGGCAATTTCCTACATGTACTTCCCGAgcacctttttctttatatatatatatatatatatatatagaaaatccCGTGTACCTTTTTCAGTCATTAATACTTCAATTATCTTACATGGAACCGTTAACGAGATTTGGCAGCACAAGACACGTACCTTATGTAAAATGAAATTGTGAAAACCCACAGCAATCATCAAATCAATGCAATTACAAACCTATCATAGGGTGACCATCACCAACGGCTACAATGCCCCATGgtatttacctttttttttttgttaccctATGGAATGGAACGATTCTTTTACTACGCATACAATCCCATACGATTTTTTACATGCTCAAGTGTCTTACTCCAACGGTTAAGATAACTTAAATTAATCTAACAGTTCAAATTTAACTGCATTGTCACATGTCATAACTCAAAATCTGTGACTTGGAATAACTGAATGCTACACTACACGCAGGGTGTGATACAATTTTCCAAATAAGATGAGCTAGCCAAATCAGTAACTTCTTTTCTCCTCTATTTCATTTTTGCTTTTCCCAATTACATAAGGAAAACTAATATATCATTGCAAAACCGAGAAAAGTGATGACCTAGTAATCCAAAAGCTCCAGCCATCGTGAAATATTCCTAGGTCCGGACTT comes from Glycine soja cultivar W05 chromosome 20, ASM419377v2, whole genome shotgun sequence and encodes:
- the LOC114401614 gene encoding ras-related protein RABA5a-like, whose amino-acid sequence is MAFYNEEEKTEDYLFKIVLIGDSAVGKSNLLARFARDEFYPNSKSTIGVEFQTQKMDINGKEVKAQIWDTAGQERFRAVTSAYYRGAVGALLVYDISRRQTFDSIGRWLNELHTHSDMNVVTILVGNKSDLKDAREVATAEGKALAEAQGLFFMETSALDSSNVAAAFETVVKEIYNILSRKVMMSQELNKQDVTRIENGKTVVLQGEGEGDGEADAQSKKRCCSS